The sequence ataTACGATAAGATTACGTAGAGAGTTCCGACAATATAGATATACCACTAGTTCCATTAATTTGTTAACAATTTAAAGGTtctcctattttcattcatgtcaacaaaTTTTCTATGGTAATTCTAACTCTCCTCTCTCCCTTAACTAATTGTTCATCctactctttcttttcctttctattCATTCCTCCCTTTTACAATTTGGTTCATAAacctttgaataaaataaaacatggaATATttattcctttctttcttctttctattCACCCTCACTTTAGCCCAATctattaataatgataatatatactCATTCCCAAATAATGCACCAAACATGCAACcaacttcaaaacaaaatgcAAATCCACCAACAAGTCATTCTTCATACCCTCCTggatatgaaaatgaaaatgcacaatcacaatcacaatttCCGTCTATCATCCCTCTTGATAAAATTTCTGGCTTCCCATCTACTATTATTCCCACCAATACACAAAAAGACGATGGTGGGAATGCTGAgactaataatattataaagaaGATATGTGACAACACTGACTACCCTGACGTTTGCACCACAACTGTTGCCCCATTTATGCGCGGAGGTATCATCAACGTACAAAATGTTCTCCAAGTGGCCATGAAACAGAGCGATGCgtttgccaaattgggatttgCAGCGTTTAAAAGAGCTTCAGAATCCCCTATTACTCCACCTAGAACTAAGAAACTGCTCAAAACTTGCCTCGATAGTTGGGATACTGTGTTGTACAATTATGAAGAAGCTTTAGAGGCTCTGCGTACTCATGATAGTGGACGTATGAACTCCATGCTCAGTGCTGCAATTACTGATATCTCTGATTGTCAAGATGCCTTTGAAGGTATCATTACTCCAATGTCTGGTTATAGTGACAAGATGACTAAATTGACAAGTAATTGCCTAGCCATTGGTTCACAACTCGGGAATTAGACTAGACAATTACCTATCGAGTTAATGTTCAAAAACACACATAAGTTATTACCTCTTTACTAGTTTCATATCTCAACTATCTATTCTTCTATTTATCAATCTAAActctatcacttcatttatATTAAAACACACTCAATGTATTGCTTAATTTACAACAGTCGCAAGCAGGACACTTCAACTTTGAGACGTCTTATAATACAAAGAGAATgatagttaattaattgatggaACAATGAATATTGTTGGGGTTATGAATATCCCATAAAACTTGataatttagatatatttttaccattaattctttattatttactaaactaattagatatTAGTCTAGATGGATGAGTAGGATCACTACACAGTGTAAGTGATCCTTAATCACCTCTCCTAATGTATTTTACATTTTACTTATTGTGATTATGTCATCTTTTTGACTTATGTGTGATTAGTGAGAAATATGTAGAAACAATCTCTTTTGCAGAAGTAGGAGGGAAAAGGACTGAATATAGATAGTGACACAGCTGAGAATCTtggattaaaaagaaaatccaaaaaatgtcACATTTaggatatgaatatgtatttttcttatcttaagggaatttaaaattttacgcATATATAAACAAATTTGTCTTTATCCAATTTCCACCAAAAACTTTGGCATATCATATACGGAGAAGGGCCTAAAATGCTCTTAAACTATTTGAATTGGTATAAAACTATCATTCATCAACCTTTCGACCCCGAAATACTCTTAACATCAACCTTTTGACTAAAAAAAAACCCTTATTTCTAACTGTCCACACTTATAAGATAaatggagaacaatattgtactAACTCTCATAGTTTGAGAGTATTTTCGATCTTattgattttaacttttttttttagatgagCTCATATGATTGACTTGATTTTGGGTCTCTAGCAAattaaaagtaaagaagaatTAGTCCTCTACTCTCTACACtctccccctccccccccctcCTTCTCTCTCTTccactatttttcttttcgAATCGTAtccatcattttaaattttacttttttcaacttttgaaaaacaaaagagaaaaaaagggaaTAAAATAATGCcaacattcataaaaaaataattatttcaatataagaTTATTTAATGAAGCAACTATGTACgtatattatattttccttttgtgTGTacctaaaattcaaaatataaagaatgaaaataatCTTTTCTACTACTCCCCACCCCACACATACCATgataataatagaaataaaaagaatatgaatatgtaaGTTTGTTTCGAGTttgaatttatgatattttaattaaaaatctatatatatgcatataataataataataataataataataataataataataataataataataataagggaaaagggtctgatatacccctcaactttgtcatttggagctgatatccccctcgttataaaagtggctcatatatgcccttaccgttatacaaacggctcacataaaCCCCTGCCATtacaaaatgactcacatatacccttcatttaacggaagttaataaattattttaaaatttacatttattacttctaatttttttaaaaaaattatttaggggtatatatgattcttctatcaaagttcaaggtatattttaattttttcatacataaattattttttgacttcttttattaaaactatttgagtttcttattcttattttgttttttctttcattccttcgtttaaagagagaaaaaattaactatttctttttgtgtgtattgtaatttaatttcatattcgaagaaaaaatttggtcatctacaataagttttacaagaatattagtgaaacataaataaatttgattatcaaaataataattataaattagtcattgaaacaaaaaaaagtcaaaaaaatatgtttgacgaggattaaatttactcatatgggattatattttttggaaaaaaataataaaaatttagattaaaattattattttttcccgttagaggaaaagggtatatgtgagccatttgtttacaagtaggggtatatatgagccactttcataacaaggggtatatcagctctaaatgataaagttgaggggtatatcagacccttttccctaataataataataagagagGTGATAGTGTACATGTCAGCGTCACAATTAAtctcacattttttttcttttaaaaagtaattaacaattaattgTACATAGCAATTCGTAAAAATCTAAAGTTAGTTTTAAATAAACACGTGTCATTTTCTTAGTTAATTGGATTActatttttaacattttaaaaaataattaattagaacaaGTTTTAACATGTCAGCATTTGCATTATGTACGTCTCaacttcataattttttaaatattacagtttttttttaaaaaaattgaataattataattaataactaaatattataattaattaaatattgtaaattaaaaaatgaactaaaggcaAACCAATGTCATCAAGTTACCGAAAACtgtcaacattttttttataaaaaaaaacagatctAAGTTTTAAAATCCAATTTTTAGTAAAACTTGAAGTTTTTCtgtttttaaaatcaaaatataaagcatgttatgaaactatatgaaattagaagaCGAATAAAGtaggaagaagagaaaagatttcttattcatcttgaagtatatttatGATTCattgatctttcacaaatcttatttacaatgaaagAGAACTCTTTATTtgtagggaaaaccttacttgatccccaagtaggattcctgaCCATATCCTATAAGGActcaacataattaaatattcactataatacaaactGTTTATAACAccccccttgaatgtcggtagattatatgcctcattaaaaacttACGAGGAAAATTCAATGGGACAAAACTTTGTGAGGAAAAAAAAGTACATcacgtattaactccccctcATGAAAACATCAAGAGACTTGGATCTTCGTTTTCCAATCTTGAgcatcatcttcttgaaagttgtagttggtagagacttggtggaTAAATCAATTGTAGTATTACTTGAACAAAcatgttgcatgttgatatcatcATTCTTGGGAGCTCATGAGTGTAGAAAAATCTTGATgaaatatgctttcttctatctTGCTTTATGAATCTTTCCTTCAGGATCAAAGATTTttgcaagttccttacttctacttttttaaacaaataatctattgccttttgaaattcttcaagagTTTTAATTCTAGTCGtcaacttgcataataatacttgtatatgctctatgcattttgaatcaatttaatccttatgaggacgataaataagttttccaaaaacttgtatatgctttagattttgaactcATCGGATATTTTCATCTCAATTTTGTTAAgtgacaacattcaatattagatgtatgacatcttctagtgcctagattgcaagtcaagtaacctttacgcttaccaagatgcaccattccacttttcacttgataattatttctacacaagtatgctttaatagatgtagaattcatatcctcataatcttttacaatattgcgctattgtatcaaagatatcgttaacgatatatcattttatatcgattcacaatacgacaaaacttattgagatctcatcacttcattatttttaggtagctacccctctcatgaggtttcataaagtgttatgtcgtaggctcttcaagagcacattgtctccttattatgatcattttgattctttgatcctcccctttttcaaggattattttatttagaattgattagtctatcatgcttcatgcatgtcatAGACTTTATCCTTAAAGGACATTTAATAGATGTATTTACAACTCTTGTGTTAGCTTCTAATatcccccttatgttagacaaactaacatatatctcaatcttttgaagaatctatctttgtgcatcattgtatattcattgattatatactaCATACCAAAATAAtcagataaaaaatatttggtcccTGATCATAAATCAACAGAAAGAAAATCTGATCataatttgtttgtttgatgcatataattacttttgtatgcggtatcatatttcagatcaacACATGGAGCTTTATTTTCACAAGCAATGATTTCACTATCTCGGACATTTAATATCACAACATCTTgagtatttattaatattatcaaagataaattgtcttgattacatattctGAAATTGTGCTCTTATCTCAATTATTTTTGCCCAAACAATTTTGCAAATGTCAAACTgcaagttgacaacaaacgcacatgtgattatcttattaatgcatctttttatcatatcatatgatAGATAAACGggccatattcaccttttatacttttcagaatttagggatttagtcccaactttagttgatccaatcaactttatcacgagaacaatCAACgtaaagaattcttgaagaatcttgtagtttttcaatgtatgtcaattactcagtatgcacatctttgggatgaccaaattattcatgccaataaataaaattagtagtactcgttaaactccaagtttactacgccatgtgccttttgctttagtaaatttctgatttactattatatgagtaaatttcaattttattactccaagagtaatttttagatttatttcttctcaattactttaccctttaggtgagtcgtgattccataattgaatgaactaatatgaagaaaattgtgcgtataaacatattatttgtgccaacatttttgcaaacatcaagttgcgagataataataggcacacatgagaccatatatatagaagaaacatttattaggaccattaaatatctaaacaatccactaggtgaatgactaggtccacaaatatctgtatacgttcctagaacgcagagaattcaatctcaactttcgtttatgatggtctcacaattagctTGTCTTGCTAACAAgtaatacaagaaaattcaccatttaaaagaatttttagttttttccatggatgttcatcttaattttcCATAGttcgtctaaacattatagactaacaATGTCCCAGACAATTGTGTCAAACTAAAAAAGTATTGGAATTAGTAAACTTTTTATTTACCATAtaatgtgcctcaattgcactaaATACTATCCAATATAAGTCAAAATATAAAGTATGACAATTTTGGTGATACCACATCTACAATCAAAGATTGGCGATCTTTTCCACGCCTATCATGATGGCTTACACCTCATTCACTTTAAAGAATGGATCTGTATTTTTACCATTTGTCAAAagctctcattcttcatgaatagAACACAATTATCTaagtacatcaaattttgataacttagtacctcattccatattcaTGTGCATCATTTCATCAATTGTCTTCTTTTAGACATATCATGCACTACTACCACAGTCACTTCAGTAATGGAGCAAGttcagtaaatttcatgacttctcatcaaaaacacattagtttttctttagtcatttattatcatcaatatggtgcattaaGACTCAAATTCAAGGTCTTATCCATATATAAGTGTCTTAGACCATAAATAGATGGAACATGAACCCAATATCTTCTCATCATGGTGCATCAGGACTTtaacccaatgtcttaccctTCTGGTGCGATTGGACgtaaatccatcgtcttacctACAATGAGActcaacctcaagccttcaaaataattgtaattttatcacttttgatgaacattaacatcatcatgtacattataattacacaaaaaattgaaattattgattcattataattaacattagtagttaatagatatagcttaatagatcacatatcttatataaaggttgaaaacataccattcactaaattgtgcttatttaattattaaaataaattaagaaattctcTTCCCAATCGgttaaaattaaacgtataaaaagtcgacaagtctctttaaatacttactccaGATCtgtcacataaataattataacgtaaagataaatcataccttgaagatataagaaccttattgcaACCTTTTTGCATaatgcaagatctcttttgcacttttctCGTCTTCTATCACATTATTTTAAGAATAGAAtaatcgtgctgataacgtgttatgaaactatatgaaatcAGAAAACGAATAAAGTAGGAAGAAGAGaagatttcttattcatcttgaagtatattcatgattcattgatctttcacaaatcttatttacaatgaaggaaaactctttatttatagggaaaaccttacttgatCCCCAAGTAGgtttcctaaccatatcctataAGGACTcaacataattagacattcactataatacaaattgtttataacaaagCAGTTGAAGTTTTGCAGTATTTTTAATagtcaattaatttttaatatttttttaaaagatacaaATAGTGTGGCAGAATAGTCAAACATATAATTTCAATTCCATTCAAACTCAATAGATAAGGcagtttaaaataaaagaataaggATAAGTTTAtactcaaaaaatataattgtaccattttttttaaaaaataacttcccgcgtttaaattataaatattttttaaattcacaTTAACCCACTCTCTCTATTATGAATatctaaaggaaaaaaaaagttcttcaTTAAATAGTATGTTTTTACAGTCGTCAAATtcattcttttctcttcttatttTGATAATGGTCAAATTCgttcttttttgttctttggATGGAAGAATCGAAAAACAATCAAAGCATTCTGTAGATACGGATCCAACGGTACTTTTTCTTTGAATTATGAATAGTATATTCAAATCGACTTTAAGAATTTTTAGTTTACTGGATATTAACTCTTCATGTTGGAGTTCTAAAAATGTGCAACCATAAATCAATGCATGTTTATagcttttcttctttcttttttttttttttatttttgtgagatttttatattaattatttaaactgaaaaataaatgtataatatatatacgcataatttataatatatacacTTACAGTTACAAATTATTTGCATacgaataattttttaaattttaatatgtaaaattaggaaaaaaaaaatttacacaaaaatctggaaaaattatgaaaaggaaataattgaAAGTAATgctaattttaaatataaaacatgcCTAAATTTGTGCCACAATTTActatttagtatttatatttatatttatcctcattggattttttttcttgaaataattcATAACTCCaagtattataattaataaatggttaatttaaaaaaaaattaacaaaataaaattataataatacgCACTCTAAAATTGCTATAccgcaaaaaaataaaaataaagtcacGTCTCTTTTTTTGCTCTATTTTATAGCAAATTAAGAACTATCAATTTTATATCCTACATACGTTAAATTGACTGTTTACCTTTAAATTAAAGATTGATTTTTAGTTTTACGTTACtcatttttattagtttagtaagtataaaatttgttttattgCATTTATTAGTTTGAATATTGACGTATGTAGAAGGACAAGACAATGATGAATCTATATAATTAAGGTCactgattaaaaaaattatacgttcaattattaaaaaatgtcAATATATTAGAAGCCTAATTGAACatataacaaattaattttGGTTAATTGGTTATATGTGGTTTTAATGAATATTATGTGTGTCTTTAAATTTCTAAACTAAACACAATTCCAATTAGATTTATTGAAATAATAGTTTCTTATAGTTATTATGGACCACTGATTAATGGTatgttttttcaatatttaatatgcaatatctatattttttgtgctttattttattctatctatttcaaaatatacttttaatgGTTAACTTTAGTTAATTTTGTAAAGTACTTCCAAAATTGATTGTGGTATCAACTTATTTTTGCAAATGTTCACTATGCATTCAAATTAATAGACTTTTCAGCAAAAAAGACACAATATATAACGTGTGTTGATATGTAATTTTTATGAGCAAAAAGACtgtgaatataaaaaaataaaattattttatgcttttttttgtgatttatcTTTTCTCAAGTAACATTACTCATAATAAATTAATGTTTAGTTTTTTTCTGCATCATgtcaatttgtttttaaaaaagaaacttattttaagtgggtaaaattaaataaaacataaaaaataaaatttaacatgGATGTAagtttgtgtttatatatatatatatatatatatatatatatatatatatattaagttattagcttaaataatgaaatatattttagagttaaaatatttaagttctgaaattttaaatctgatctttttagaattaaaaaatctttttaaatctaaaaatattttaattttaatccaaaaacaaagaaaacgaaaaaaaataattttatcagtttttatttaaaaaaaagtgctTCCCAcgttttaaaaatacatatataactgCATTGGT comes from Solanum pennellii chromosome 1, SPENNV200 and encodes:
- the LOC107030744 gene encoding pectinesterase inhibitor 3-like, encoding MEYLFLSFFFLFTLTLAQSINNDNIYSFPNNAPNMQPTSKQNANPPTSHSSYPPGYENENAQSQSQFPSIIPLDKISGFPSTIIPTNTQKDDGGNAETNNIIKKICDNTDYPDVCTTTVAPFMRGGIINVQNVLQVAMKQSDAFAKLGFAAFKRASESPITPPRTKKLLKTCLDSWDTVLYNYEEALEALRTHDSGRMNSMLSAAITDISDCQDAFEGIITPMSGYSDKMTKLTSNCLAIGSQLGN